One window from the genome of Maylandia zebra isolate NMK-2024a linkage group LG18, Mzebra_GT3a, whole genome shotgun sequence encodes:
- the LOC106676643 gene encoding ubiquitin carboxyl-terminal hydrolase 37, whose protein sequence is MFKLLFHRKKSHKQNVAETESPSTSHQSIPDASVAENGQKKKRKWRHFCCSSQTDSDAEAESSTVKTQKKCRWFLFKFWKKLHKQNVAEKEIPSTSHQSVARGGKKIKSQTGTIDRFGFPNIGNTCYMNSCLQSLLNIEEFIRDIRRQGVLWSTDPEAQLLRRLIDVRDCHESTDYGLKDHHLRAFKKAFSNQAAEYTGSAQKDAHEFLTLFLNEVKRLTPRLERNAALLGQSYTCPVEDHHIFKMENIRTCKSCGHHSSQQEEFTSLSLDLVPEGSVINMLETYLKEEEIEYRCDCGGTASELKSSFDTLPRVLILHLKRFGFTQTYKIQKVDDPVRLQRDLVVPSNQGGGCYSIVSIISHYGGTESGHYICSSVHPEESQHSTSDRWLTYNDAQVLHTTGSAVCEEQQHSAYILFYKRNF, encoded by the exons ATGTTTAAACTTCTTTTTCACAGAAAG aaatcacacaaacaaaacgtgGCAGAGACGGAAAGTCCTTCTACGTCTCATCAGAG CATCCCGGATGCTTCTGTTGCTGAAAATGgtcaaaagaagaagagaaaatggagACACTTCTGCTGTTCCTCG CAAACTGACAGCGATGCAGAGGCAGAGAGCAGCACTGTGAAGACACAAAAGAAGTGTCGctggtttctttttaaattctggAAG aaattacacaaacaaaacGTGGCAGAGAAGGAAATTCCTTCTACGTCTCATCAGAG TGTAGCACGcggtgggaaaaaaataaaaagtcaaactGGGACTATAGACCGCTTCGG GTTTCCAAACATCGGAAACACCTGCTACATGAACTCCTGCCTGCAGAGCCTCCTCAACATTGAGGAGTTCATAAGAGACATCAGGCGTCAGGGGGTTTTGTGGAGCACAGATCCAGAAGCTCAGCTCTTAAG AAGGCTTATTGATGTCAGGGACTGTCATGAGTCGACAGATTATGGCCTTAAAGATCACCACCTAAGAGCTTTTAAGAAGGCATTCAGCAATCAAGCTGCCGAATACACCGGCAGTGCACAGAAA gACGCTCATGAATTCCTAACATTGTTCCTCAATGAGGTCAAAAGGCTCACACCTCGCCTGGAGAGGAACGCAGCTCTCCTGGGCCAAAGTTATACCTGCCCAGTAGAAGaccatcacatttttaaaatggagAACATAAGGACATGCAAGAG CTGCGGTCACCACTCATCACAGCAAGAGGAATTCACCAGTTTGTCTCTTGACCTGGTTCCAGAGGGGTCTGTGATAAACATGTTAGAGACATACTTGAAG gaAGAAGAAATAGAATATCGCTGTGATTGTGGAGGGACGGCCTCAGAACTGAAGTCGTCTTTTGATACACTGCCAAG AGTTCTGATCTTGCATCTGAAGAGGTTTGGCTTTACACAAACCTACAAGATTCAGAAGGTGGATGACCCCGTCAGGCTGCAGAGGGACTTGGTGGTGCCATCCAATCAG GGTGGTGGCTGTTATAGTATTGTCAGCATCATCAGTCATTATGGAGGCACAGAGTCAG GACACTACATCTGTAGTTCTGTCCATCCTGAGGAGAGTCAGCACTCTACATCAGATCGCTGGCTCACCTATAATGACGCACAGGTGCTCCACACAACCGGATCGGCAGTTTGTGAGGAACAGCAGCACTCGGCCTACATCCTGTTTTACAAGAGAAAC ttctga
- the LOC143413724 gene encoding acyl-coenzyme A thioesterase 2, mitochondrial-like yields the protein MSSQVRLKLLPSIKCMFDEPIQVKVAGLRPRQVVNMRAKLTDDKGVVFSSSATYRADGSGEVDLKRDPSLGGSYVGVEPMGLLCSMRPHTMHKIYLKTNAINPQVVKFSVHEEEGRLLAEMMNERLLMRDGVTRVPVNEGNIRGVLFTPPGKGPFPVVLDLPTSVSEARPSLLANKGFVVLSVAVYNKKGDNITETHLDHFEEAMNFLKQQPKVGSKGVGIMSRCKGANIGLALAAFVPGVEAIVCMNACNANVVTPLYYKKRQILSSILFDESKFIPTESGAIIIKDALEDPLAEKNKGSLIPIERAKSHFLFAVVGDDLNWDSEAYMDEMVVRLKHHGKENFETVFYPGAGHMLEPPYAPHCPSSFNAGVGKRVLWGGEPKAHIAAEIHLWKKIQDFFKTHLSCDAAQTKAKL from the exons ATGTCCTCTCAAGTGAGACTGAAGCTGCTGCCAAGCATCAAATGTATGTTTGATGAGCCCATTCAGGTGAAGGTGGCCGGGCTGAGGCCAAGGCAGGTTGTCAACATGAGAGCCAAATTAACTGATGACAAGGGAGTGGTGTTCAGCTCCTCGGCCACCTACAGGGCTGATGGCAGTGGGGAGGTCGACCTGAAAAGAGACCCCTCGCTAGGTGGGAGCTACGTTGGAGTAGAACCCATGGGTCTGCTGTGTTCCATGAGGCCACATACCATGCACAAAATATATCTAAAGACAAATGCCATAAACCCCCAGGTGGTGAAGTTTTCTGTGCATGAGGAGGAGGGCAGATTACTGGCAGAGATGATGAATGAGAGGCTTCTGATGAGAGATGGGGTCACCAGGGTTCCCGTCAATGAAGGGAACATCCGTGGAGTCCTTTTCACTCCTCCAG gAAAAGGTCCTTTTCCTGTTGTGTTGGATTTGCCCACCTCAGTTTCTGAGGCAAGACCCAGTCTACTGGCTAACAAAGGCTTTGTGGTTCTCTCAGTGGCGGTGTACAATAAGAAGGGTGACAATATCACAGAGACACATCTGGACCACTTTGAAGAAGCAATGAATTTCTTAAAACAGCAACCAAAG GTGGGCAGTAAAGGAGTTGGCATAATGTCAAGATGCAAGGGAGCAAATATCGGACTGGCACTCGCTGCTTTTGTGCCAGGTGTCGAGGCCATAGTGTGCATGAATGCCTGTAACGCCAATGTGGTCACGCCTCTCTACTACAAGAAACGGCAGATCCTGTCATCAATACTGTTTGACGAAAGCAAGTTTATTCCCACCGAGTCAGGTGCAATCATCATAAAGGATGCTCTTGAAGATCCCCTGGCAGAGAAGAATAAGGGCAGCTTGATCCCCATTGAACGAGCCAAGAGCCATTTTCTTTTTGCGGTTGTAGGAGACGACCTCAACTGGGACAGCGAAGCCTACATGGATGAAATGGTAGTGAGACTTAAGCATCATGGGAAGGAGAACTTTGAGACTGTTTTTTACCCTGGAGCTGGACACATGTTGGAGCCACCTTATGCACCCCACTGCCCCTCCAGCTTCAATGCAGGTGTAGGCAAACGAGTGCTGTGGGGAGGTGAGCCCAAGGCCCACATAGCAGCTGAGATCCACCTGTGGAAGAAGATCCAGGATTTCTTCAAAACTCACCTGAGTTGTGATGCAGCACAGACTAAAGCCAAGTTATAG
- the LOC106676645 gene encoding acyl-coenzyme A thioesterase 5 — MASQVRLRLLPSARCLFDEPIQVKVAGLRSRQVVSLRASSTDDKGTVFSSAATYRANGNGEIDLKRDPSLSGSYVGVEPMGLLWSMTPDSLHKRLQKINALNPSMVKFSVHEEAGEGRILAEATNERILMGDGVIRVPIKEGNIRGVLFTPPGRGPFPAVLDLYTFGGGLSEKRASLLASRGFLVLTVALYGHDDLPKNIKEIHLDYLEEAVEFLKKLTKGSSKKVGVISLSKSGDLALSVASYLPDVEATVWINGCSANVALPLYYKKRQIHSALMFDLKKVIPTESGAFNTKYVLNNPLAEENKGSLIPIERAKGHFLFVASEDDLNWDSKAYVDEMVERLKRHGKEKFESVSYPGAGHYLEPPYGPYCPSSFHGVLGKPVLWGGEPKSHAAAEVHMWKKIQDFLRNHLSSDAAQNRAKL, encoded by the exons ATGGCTTCCCAAGTCAGGCTGAGGCTGCTCCCGAGTGCCAGGTGTCTGTTTGATGAGCCTATTCAGGTGAAGGTGGCCGGGCTGAGGTCGAGGCAGGTGGTCTCCCTGAGAGCCAGCTCAACCGACGACAAGGGAACTGTGTTCAGCTCTGCGGCCACCTACAGAGCCAATGGCAACGGGGAGATTGACTTGAAGAGAGACCCCTCACTCAGTGGGAGCTACGTTGGGGTTGAACCGATGGGTCTGCTTTGGTCAATGACACCGGACTCTTTGCATAAAAGACTTCAGAAGATAAATGCCCTTAATCCATCCATGGTAAAGTTCTCAGTGCACGAGGAGGCAGGTGAGGGCCGGATTCTGGCAGAGGCGACTAATGAGAGGATTCTAATGGGAGATGGGGTCATTCGGGTCCCCATCAAAGAGGGGAACATTCGAGGAGTCCTGTTTACTCCTCCAG GCAGGGGTCCCTTCCCAGCTGTGTTAGATTTGTACACTTTTGGTGGAGGTCTGTCAGAGAAAAGAGCCTCTCTGTTGGCCAGCAGAGGATTTTTGGTTCTGACTGTTGCCCTGTATGGCCACGATGACCTGCCTAAAAACATTAAGGAGATCCACCTGGATTATTTGGAAGAAGCTGTCGAGTTTCTAAAAAAACTAACTAAG GGTTCCAGTAAAAAAGTTGGTGTAATATCCCTTTCCAAAAGTGGAGATCTTGCCTTATCAGTTGCTTCTTACCTACCAGATGTTGAGGCCACAGTGTGGATCAATGGCTGCTCTGCCAATGTAGCTTTGCCTCTCTACTATAAGAAAAGACAAATACATTCTGCATTAatgtttgatttaaagaaaGTGATTCCCACTGAGTCAGGGGCCTTCAACACCAAATACGTTTTAAACAATCCTCTGGCGGAGGAGAACAAGGGCAGCCTGATTCCCATTGAACGAGCCAAAGGACATTTCCTCTTTGTGGCCTCTGAGGATGACCTTAACTGGGACAGCAAGGCTTACGTGGATGAGATGGTGGAGAGACTGAAGCGTCACGGGAAGGAGAAGTTTGAGAGTGTGTCATACCCTGGAGCTGGACACTACTTAGAGCCACCTTATGGACCCTACTGCCCTTCCAGCTTCCATGGGGTTTTAGGCAAGCCAGTCTTGTGGGGAGGTGAGCCCAAGTCCCACGCAGCAGCTGAGGTCCACATGTGGAAGAAGATCCAAGATTTCCTCAGAAATCATCTGAGCTCTGATGCTGCACAGAATAGGGCCAAGTTATAG
- the LOC112434813 gene encoding very long chain fatty acid elongase 4-like encodes MDFLLQPRSGPVSDEICSPKEEGFEYDIFKYSIFTMEGIDPDLMTLPEILRKCLVIFRPVASCSLSTAVAGALWRYFISKGIEYLDTVFFILRKKFNQVTFLHVYHHCSMFTLWWIGIKWVAGGQSFFGAHMNAMIHVLMYLYYGLASCGPKIQKYLWWKKYLTIIQMIQFHVTIGHTALSLYL; translated from the exons ATGGATTTCCTTCTGCAGCCCCGCAGCGGTCCTGTGTCCGATGAGATCTGCTCTCCCAAAGAAGAAGGTTTTGAATATGACATATTCAAATACAGCATATTTACTATGGAAGGCATCGATCCGGACCTTATGACCCTACCGGAAATACTCCGGAAGTGTCTAGTCATTTTCAGACCTGTTGCGTCATGTTCCCTAAGCACAGCG GTGGCAGGAGCTCTGTGGAGGTATTTCATCTCCAAAGGCATTGAGTATCTGGACACTGTGTTTTTCATCCTGAGGAAAAAATTTAACCAGGTCACCTTCCTGCACGTCTACCATCATTGCTCCATGTTCACGCTCTGGTGGATTGGCATCAAGTGGGTGGCAGGAGGACAGT CATTCTTTGGTGCACATATGAATGCGATGATCCATGTCCTGATGTACCTGTATTACGGTCTTGCCTCCTGTGGACCTAAGATCCAAAAGTACCTGTGGTGGAAGAAGTATCTGACAATTATCCAGATG ATTCAGTTCCATGTCACCATCGGTCACACGGCCTTGTCTCTCTATCTCTAA